The Benincasa hispida cultivar B227 chromosome 9, ASM972705v1, whole genome shotgun sequence genome has a segment encoding these proteins:
- the LOC120086349 gene encoding uncharacterized protein LOC120086349: MKPETPLDFAVFQLSPRRSRCELFVSSHGKTEKLASGSVKPFVTQLKVAEEQFAHAVQAIKLEVERGGNDNAWFTKGTLERFVRFVSTPEILELVNTFDAEMSQLEAARRIYSLGEGDRHSGTSGGDGTGAGSTDETKKELLKAIDVRLLAVRQDLVTASTRALAAGFNPSTVSDLQHFADQFGAHRLTEACSSFISLSRRRPELINTWTPGVDDRAVRSSCGSDMSIDDPAEDSVGTHIKPQYQTENKHDSQSGTTSRTEEQYSHVDESRPTTCQPAKSSATFPSRRNVKDGTRVETLPENLEKEKNGDESPTESKSTPVGPPARRLSVQDRINLFENKQKENTGGSGGGKPVSGKPLELRRLSSDVSSAPAAVEKAVLRRWSGVSDMSIDFSNEKKDIESPLCTPSSSSISDTKANIFSGATEIQSEKSLPDLESETRLERRGNLVRHGDDESKQQTEEQNPIEGYTGKEAWSSSSQAQIRSISGGADLVGLNDRGVSKGSVKNLSSSDDKGKGFKGVVLGSEPQGKSSADRAEIDGAKNKVASQVDAFAKKVGDDAADGRLGNKMDDSGSRDHLAYPLRPRGSRSHSRSLSNQFESGGIKLESSSTQSMEVDGGQLPQQRRAFKAEPEAVASKNLASSDAYNLKVEDFGDQKMKLQKPERSKQAEKSQVGREESSSLHERSKLDMIGKSGTDGQESTPTISSIPGERVQRVRQTKGNQELNDELKMKANELERLFAEHKLRVPGENSSAARRNNTADMQLEQAISLQHRTSSALDTAPSQVVERSAVIESTGSSNKMENVYTTPVKLINNHDFSDDSRGKFYNKYMQKRDAKLREEWSSKRAEKEAKMKAMQDSLEKSKAEMKAKFSGFVDRQDSVATARIRAEKLRSFNYRSQTRDQLLINSIQSEDDGDFPEVLEQKLNGNDRLHSDSYISDSASRSNQNKKALPGRNLSSTPRPTGATAPPRSVGKVSHSSSGRRRGQTENLLAQSVPNFSELRKENTKPSGVGKSTARPLVRNYSRGKTSNEEPVIKEEKPRRTQSSRKNSASAIDFKDILPLNTDNVVLAPLSLDEEQNDESIYDKYLKSLESKPFLRKGNGIGPGAGTSIAKLKASMESETSKDDEEFDEVAFEGSEIMPKQEEEEEGHEKMEIKLPHIDNGKLRLSQESGRSSNSGSEIENSMRSRSQSQVDHSTISELPSMLPSFHKAGLLQDSPGESPLSWNSRMHHPFSYPHEASDIDAYMDSPIGSPASWNSHNIHNITQAETDVARMRKKWGSAHKPSLIATSSSQSRKDMAKGFKRLLKFGRKSRGTESMVDWISATTSEGDDDTEDGRDPASRSLEDLTKSRMGFSEGHDDGFNESELYCEQVQELQSSIPAPPANFKLREDHMSGSSLKAPQSFFSLSTFRSKGTDATSR, from the exons ATGAAACCCGAGACGCCTCTGGATTTTGCTGTGTTTCAACTGTCACCTAGGCGTTCACG TTGCGAATTGTTTGTTTCTAGCCATGGCAAGACTGAGAAACTAGCATCAGGTTCAGTGAAGCCATTTGTAACTCAATTAAAGGTTGCAGAAGAGCAGTTTGCTCATGCAGTCCAGGCAATTAAGCTTGAAGTTGAGAGGGGTGGAAATGACAATGCTTGGTTCACAAAAGGAACCCTTGAAAG GTTTGTGCGTTTTGTTAGCACGCCTGAGATATTGGAGCTGGTAAATACATTTGATGCAGAGATGTCTCAATTGGAAGCAGCTAGAAGAATATATTCTCTG GGAGAAGGTGATCGGCATTCTGGTACATCGG GTGGGGATGGAACAGGTGCAGGCTCAACAGATGAAACCAA GAAAGAGCTTTTGAAAGCTATCGATGTACGCCTTCTTGCTGTTAGGCAGGACTTGGTCACAGCTTCTACTCGTGCATTAGCCGCTGGTTTTAATCCTAGTACAGTGTCTGACCTTCAACATTTTGCTGATCAGTTTGGTGCCCATCGCCTAAC CGAAGCGTGCTCTAGTTTCATCTCTCTTTCCCGGAGGAGGCCGGAACTTATTAACACATGGACCCCAGGCGTCGACGACAGAGCGGTCAGATCTTCATGTGGTTCCGACATGTCGATCGATGACCCCGCTGAAGACTCGGTTGGAACCCACATCAAGCCGCAGTACCAAACAGAGAATAAGCACGATTCTCAATCTGGTACAACTTCACGAACTGAAGAACAATATTCCCATGTGGACGAATCAAGACCCACCACGTGTCAACCGGCCAAATCTTCTGCCACCTTCCCGAGCCGACGTAACGTGAAAGATGGCACGAGGGTGGAGACGTTGCCCGAAAATTTGGAGAAAGAGAAGAACGGAGATGAGTCTCCGACAGAATCGAAATCAACTCCTGTGGGTCCCCCGGCCAGGCGGCTCAGCGTCCAAGATCGGATCAACCTTTTTGAGAACAAACAGAAGGAAAATACCGGTGGCAGTGGAGGAGGCAAGCCCGTTTCTGGAAAACCTCTGGAACTGAGAAGGCTCTCATCGGACGTGTCTTCAGCGCCGGCGGCGGTGGAAAAGGCAGTTTTGAGGAGATGGAGTGGTGTCAGTGATATGAGCATTGATTTCAGTAATGAAAAGAAGGATATAGAGAGCCCATTATGCACACCTTCCTCATCTTCAATTTCTGATACCAAGGCTAATATATTTTCTGGTGCAACCGAGATTCAAAGTGAGAAGAGCTTGCCTGATTTGGAGAGTGAGACTAGGCTTGAAAGAAGGGGCaatcttgttagacatggtgATGATGAGTCCAAACAACAAACTGAGGAACAGAATCCAATTGAGGGTTATACAGGTAAAGAGGCTTGGTCGTCATCTTCTCAAGCCCAAATCAGGTCAATCTCTGGTGGAGCTGATCTTGTTGGATTGAATGATCGAGGGGTTTCTAAGGGAAGTGTAAAGAATTTATCAAGCAGTGATGATAAAGGTAAAGGCTTTAAAGGTGTAGTATTAGGCTCTGAGCCACAAGGGAAAAGTTCTGCCGATCGAGCTGAAATTGATGGAGCCAAGAATAAAGTTGCATCCCAGGTTGATGCTTTTGCTAAGAAGGTAGGGGATGATGCAGCTGATGGTAGGTTAGGTAATAAGATGGACGATTCTGGATCAAGAGACCATTTAGCATATCCATTACGTCCTAGGGGTTCTCGAAGTCATTCTCGCTCTCTTTCTAACCAATTTGAAAGCGGTGGAATAAAACTGGAATCCTCATCAACTCAGTCCATGGAAGTTGATGGCGGCCAATTACCTCAGCAACGGAGAGCTTTTAAAGCCGAACCTGAGGCAGTGGCTAGCAAGAACCTTGCATCATCAGATGCGTATAATCTTAAAGTAGAAGATTTTGGAGATCAGAAAATGAAATTGCAGAAACCCGAGAGAAGTAAGCAAGCAGAGAAGTCACAAGTTGGCAGAGAAGAAAGCAGTTCTCTTCATGAGAGAAGTAAATTGGATATGATTGGGAAAAGTGGTACTGATGGCCAAGAAAGCACTCCTACAATCTCAAGCATACCAGGAGAGCGAGTTCAAAGAGTGAGGCAGACTAAGGGAAATCAGGAGCTCAATGATGAACTAAAAATGAAGGCAAATGAACTTGAAAGGCTATTTGCAGAGCACAAGCTCCGTGTTCCAGGGGAGAACTCCAGCGCTGCAAGGAGAAACAATACTGCCGACATGCAGCTTGAACAGGCAATTAGTTTGCAGCACCGAACATCTTCAGCTTTAGACACTGCTCCTTCACAAGTGGTGGAAAGATCTGCGGTAATAGAATCAACGGGGAGTTccaataaaatggaaaatgtttatacaacgCCTGTGAAATTGATAAATAACCATGACTTTAGTGATGATTCTAGAGGAAAATTTTATAACAAGTATATGCAGAAAAGAGATGCTAAGCTGAGAGAAGAATGGAGTTCCAAAAGAGCAGAGAAGGAGGCCAAGATGAAGGCCATGCAAGATAGCCTTGAGAAAAGTAAAGCTGAGATGAAAGCAAAATTTTCTGGTTTTGTTGACCGACAAGATTCAGTAGCTACTGCTCGGATACGTGCGGAAAAACTTAGATCATTCAACTATCGTTCTCAAACAAGAGACCAG CTGCTGATCAATTCAATTCAAAGTGAGGATGATGGGGACTTTCCTGAGGTTTTGGAGCAGAAATTGAATGGGAACGACAGATTACATAGTGATTCATACATATCGGATAGTGCTTCTAGAAGCAATCAGAACAAAAAGGCTTTGCCAGGTAGAAATTTATCATCAACTCCTCGCCCCACTGGAGCTACAGCTCCACCCCGGTCAGTTGGCAAAGTTTCCCATTCCAGTTCTGGGAGGCGAAGAGGACAAACAGAAAATCTTCTTGCACAGTCGGTTCCTAATTTCTCTGAACTGAGGAAAGAAAATACAAAACCTTCTGGGGTTGGTAAATCAACGGCACGCCCTCTGGTGAGAAATTATTCTCGCGGTAAAACTAGCAATGAAGAGCCAGTCATTAAGGAGGAGAAGCCTCGTCGTACACAGTCTTCAAGAAAGAACTCTGCTAGTGCTATTGACTTCAAGGATATATTACCTTTGAACACAGATAATGTTGTTTTGGCACCATTGTCATTGGATGAAGAGCAGAACGATGAAAGCATTTATGATAAGTATTTGAAGAGCCTAGAATCAAAGCCTTTTCTGAGGAAGGGCAATGGCATAGGCCCTGGTGCTGGAACAAGTATAGCGAAGTTGAAAGCTTCTATGGAATCCGAAACTTCAAAAGATGATGAGGAATTTGATGAAGTGGCATTTGAGGGTTCAGAAATTATGCCCAAacaagaagaggaagaggaagggcatgagaaaatggaaattaaacTTCCGCATATTGATAATGGAAAACTAAGATTAAGCCAGGAATCAGGCAGATCAAGTAATTCTGGGTCTGAAATTGAAAATTCTATGAGATCTCGCTCTCAATCTCAGGTGGATCATTCTACAATTTCTGAACTTCCCTCCATGTTGCCTTCGTTTCATAAAGCAGGGTTACTTCAGGATTCGCCAGGCGAGAGCCCCCTGTCATGGAACTCACGCATGCATCATCCCTTCTCCTACCCACATGAGGCCTCTGATATTGATGCATATATGGACTCTCCAATTGGGAGCCCTGCATCATGGAATTCAcataatatacataatataaCACAAGCAGAAACTGACGTGGCAAGAATGAGAAAGAAATGGGGAAGTGCCCATAAGCCTTCTCTTATTGCTACCTCGTCCAGTCAATCGCGCAAGGATATGGCCAAAGGGTTTAAAAGGTTGTTAAAGTTTGGAAGGAAAAGTCGTGGGACAGAAAGTATGGTTGATTGGATCTCTGCTACAACATCTGAAGGAGACGATGATACTGAAGATGGGCGAGATCCGGCTAGCAGGTCATTGGAAGACCTAACGAAGTCAAGAATGGGATTCTCAGAGGGTCATGATGATGGCTTTAATGAAAGCGAGTTGTACTGTGAACAGG TTCAAGAATTACAAAGTTCGATTCCTGCTCCACCAGCTAATTTCAAGCTGAGGGAAGATCATATGTCAGGCAGTTCCTTGAAAG CTCCGCAATCGTTCTTCTCTCTCTCAACCTTTCGTAGCAAGGGAACCGATGCAACGTCTAGGTAA
- the LOC120086660 gene encoding ABC transporter B family member 19-like, which produces MSAVSGHRRHFPTPASSTDVSISFSQLDSSIISRKSTPKRRPRNPSPATPFARDDDKSWQGELSWQFEPTGWRDSRNLGIALGPWAASIAPSPFSSSQVLRRTANDYYLSPSRRVKRNLPSPYSDGSGYIPAGRVELQSFVGGETENSLFVGGSYIPGETSKVSHSSGWNDESKGPMADKDELSKKYHDISEHDFSFERSRMYSSYIDDSDSGSSEDEDEVDPPKAVGLFSLFKYSTKLDLLLIILGCLGALINGGSLPWYSYLFGNFVNQLATESSEADKSQMMRDVATICLFMTGLAAIVVVGAYMEITCWRLVGDRSAQRIRTKYLRAVLRQDISFFDTKISTGDIMHGISSDVAHIQEVMGEKMAHFIHHIFTFICGYVVGFLRSWKVSLVVFSVTPLMMFCGIAYKAIYVGLTSKEEASYRKAGGVAEQAISSIRTVFSFVAEDKLGAKYAELLENSVPFGKRIGFSKGVGMGVIYLVTYSTWALAFWYGAILVARKEITGGDAIACFFGVNVGGRGLALSLSYFAQFAQGTVAAGRVFTIIDRVPEIDSYSPIGRTLRNVRGRIEFKGVSFAYPSRPDSLILNSLNLVFPSSKTLALVGASGGGKSTIFALIERFYDPIQGTISLDGRDIRTLQIKWLRDQIGMVGQEPILFATSIIENVMMGKENATEKEAIAACIAANADRFISGLPQGYDTQVGDRGALLSGGQKQRIALARAMIKDPKILLLDEPTSALDPESESTVQKAIDQLSLGRTTIVIAHRLATVRNSHAIAVIERGSLAEIGTHFQLMEREGAYYNLIKLASEAVRQTSPKRNDVQKFTDLSFNDISKSEYVVEISQSKYFKSAVEDKLEEKKEVKRRNVKITELLKLQKPEIPMLLLGFLMGLSAGAILSIFPFILGEALQVYFDSGTSRMKTKVGHLCIVLVGLGIGCILFMTGQQGFCGWAGTKLTVRVRDLLFRSILKQEPGWFDFPENSTGILISRLSIDCINFRSFLGDRISVLLMGVSAAAVGLGLSFWLEWRLTLLAAALTPFTLGASYISLVINIGPKLDENAYAKASNIASGAVSNIRTVTTFSAQEQLVKAFNRSLSGPKKKLVKRSQILGLTFGFSQGAMYGAYTLTLWFAARLVQQDKTSFGDVYKIFLILVLSSFSVGQLAGLAPDTSMAETAIPAVLDVINRRPLIGDDKGKSKKEERLKSFGVEFKMVTFAYPSRPEMIVLKNFCLKVKECSTVALVGESGSGKSTVIWLTQRFYDPIRGKVLMGGVDLREIDVKWLRKQTALVGQEPALFAGSIRDNIAFANPNASWTEIEEATRDAYIHKFICGLPQGYESQVGESGVQLSGGQKQRIAIARAILKKSSVLLLDEASSALDLESERHVQAAIRKVSKEATTIIVAHRLSTIRDADTIAVVTNGSVVEHGSHDTLMAKAHLGGVYANMVHAESEATAFS; this is translated from the exons ATGTCTGCCGTCTCCGGCCACCGGCGCCACTTTCCTACGCCGGCGAGTTCAACGGACGTCTCTATTTCTTTTTCCCAATTGGATTCCTCCATTATTTCAAGAAAATCCACTCCCAAAAGACGCCCTCGAAACCCTAGTCCAGCTACTCCCTTCGCCAGGGACGATGATAAATCATGGCAAGGGGAGCTTTCATGGCAGTTCGAGCCAACTGGATGGCGAGATTCTCGTAATTTGGGCATAGCCCTAGGTCCCTGGGCCGCCTCTATTGCTCCATCTCCATTTTCAAGTAGCCAGGTTTTACGCCGAACCGCCAATGATTACTATCTTTCTCCCTCTCGCCGCGTTAAACGCAATTTGCCGAGCCCGTACAGCGACGGTTCCGGCTATATTCCGGCTGGCAGAGTGGAACTGCAGAGCTTTGTGGGTGGAGAAACAGAGAACTCGTTGTTCGTCGGAGGAAGCTACATTCCTGGTGAAACTAGCAAAGTCAGCCATTCTTCCGGTTGGAATGATGAAAGTAAAGGGCCTATGGCTGATAAAGATGAGCTTAGCAAGAAGTACCATGATATTTCTGAACATGATTTTAGCTTTGAGCGTAGTAGGATGTATTCATCGTATATTGATGATAGTGATTCGGGTTCTAGTGAGGACGAGGATGAAGTGGACCCCCCTAAGGCAGTTGGGCTTTTTAGCTTGTTTAAGTATTCAACGAAGTTGGATTTGCTTCTAATAATATTGGGGTGTTTGGGAGCTCTCATCAATGGCGGATCTCTTCCTTGGTATTCTTATCTTTTTGGGAATTTTGTCAACCAGCTTGCTACAGAATCGTCTGAAGCTGATAAGAGTCAGATGATGAGAGATGTTGCAACG ATATGCCTGTTCATGACTGGATTAGCAGCAATAGTGGTGGTTGGAGCATACATGG AGATAACCTGTTGGAGATTGGTGGGGGATCGTTCGGCTCAGCGGATTAGAACAAAGTATCTGCGAGCTGTTCTACGACAGGATATCAGCTTTTTCGACACGAAAATTAGCACTGGTGATATCATGCATGGAATTTCCAGTGACGTGGCTCACATTCAAGAAGTGATGGGGGAGAAG ATGGCTCACTTCATTCACCACATATTCACCTTCATATGTGGGTATGTAGTTGGCTTTCTAAGATCATGGAAAGTTTCTTTGGTTGTCTTCTCAGTGACCCCTCTGATGATGTTTTGTGGCATAGCTTATAAAGCCATTTATGTTGGCTTAACTTCAAAAGAAGAG GCTTCTTACAGGAAAGCTGGGGGAGTGGCAGAGCAAGCCATCAGTTCAATCAGAACTGTGTTTTCATTTGTTGCTGAAGATAAACTGGGTGCAAAATATGCTGAACTCTTGGAAAACTCTGTGCCTTTTGGGAAGAGGATTGGATTCTCGAAAGGTGTAGGCATGGGAGTTATTTATCTGGTCACTTACTCAACCTGGGCTTTGGCTTTCTGGTATGGAGCTATCTTGGTTGCCCGGAAAGAGATCACCGGCGGTGACGCAATCGCTTGTTTCTTTGGTGTCAACGTTGGAGGAAG GGGATTGGCTCTGTCACTGTCATATTTTGCTCAGTTTGCACAAGGAACTGTAGCAGCGGGCAGAGTTTTCACAATCATAGACAGAGTTCCAGAGATAGATTCCTACAGTCCAATAGGAAGAACCCTCAGAAACGTTCGTGGAAGAATAGAGTTCAAAGGTGTCAGTTTCGCATACCCATCTCGTCCAGATTCTCTGATACTAAATTCACTCAATCTGGTGTTCCCATCTTCAAAGACACTCGCTCTTGTTGGTGCCAGCGGCGGTGGCAAGTCCACCATTTTTGCTCTGATAGAGAGGTTCTACGACCCCATTCAAG GGACGATCAGTCTGGATGGGAGAGATATAAGGACACTGCAAATCAAGTGGCTGAGAGATCAAATTGGGATGGTGGGTCAAGAACCAATCCTTTTCGCCACAAGTATTATTGAGAACGTTATGATGGGAAAAGAGAACGCGACTGAAAAAGAGGCCATCGCGGCCTGTATTGCGGCAAATGCCGACAGGTTCATCTCTGGCCTTCCTCAAGGCTACGACACCCAG GTTGGAGATAGAGGAGCTTTGCTCTCCGGCGGTCAAAAACAACGAATAGCATTGGCACGAGCGATGATCAAAGACCCCAAAATTCTTCTCTTAGATGAACCAACAAGCGCATTAGACCCAGAATCTGAGTCTACAGTTCAAAAAGCCATCGATCAGCTTTCTTTAGGCCGAACAACAATCGTTATTGCTCATAGGCTTGCAACTGTGAGAAACTCCCATGCTATTGCTGTCATTGAACGTGGCTCCCTCGCCGAAATCGGAACTCACTTTCAGCTGATGGAGCGAGAAGGGGCTTATtacaacctcatcaaactcgcATCCGAAGCAGTTCGTCAAACTTCTCCCAAACGAAATGATGTTCAGAAATTCACTGATCTTTCATTTAATGATATCTCGAAGTCAGAGTACGTAGTCGAGATTTCGCAGTCCAAGTATTTCAAATCTGCGGTAGAGGACAAGCTAGaggagaagaaagaagtgaaaCGAAGAAATGTTAAGATTACAGAACTATTGAAATTGCAAAAGCCAGAGATTCCAATGCTGCTATTGGGATTTCTCATGGGTTTGAGTGCAGGAGCGATTTTGTCCATTTTTCCTTTCATCCTTGGTGAGGCCCTTCAAGTTTATTTCGATAGTGGAACTTCAAGGATGAAaaccaaagttgggcatttgtGTATAGTGTTGGTTGGGCTGGGGATCGGCTGCATTCTGTTCATGACAGGACAGCAAGGCTTCTGTGGTTGGGCTGGAACTAAGCTTACTGTGAGAGTGAGAGACCTTTTGTTCAGATCAATACTAAAACAAGAGCCTGGTTGGTTTGATTTCCCTGAGAATTCCACTGGAATTCTCATATCTAGGCTATCAATTGACTGCATCAATTTTCGTTCGTTTCTTGGTGATCGAATCTCGGTCTTGTTGATGGGGGTGAGTGCAGCTGCTGTTGGCCTTGGTCTCTCATTTTGGCTTGAATGGAGATTGACCCTGTTGGCTGCTGCTCTAACCCCTTTCACTCTTGGTGCCAGTTACATAAGCTTGGTTATAAATATTGGACCAAAACTTGATGAAAATGCTTATGCCAAAGCTAGCAATATTGCTTCAGGTGCAGTGTCAAATATACGAACAGTGACAACATTTTCTGCACAAGAGCAGCTGGTGAAAGCCTTTAATCGATCGTTATCCGGGCCTAAGAAGAAGTTGGTTAAAAGGTCGCAGATTTTAGGTTTAACATTTGGCTTCTCCCAAGGTGCCATGTATGGAGCTTATACTCTTACTCTCTGGTTTGCTGCTCGCCTCGTCCAACAAGACAAAACAAGTTTTGGTGATGTGTATAAGATTTTCCTCATTCTTGTTTTGAGCTCCTTTTCTGTTGGACAACTTGCGGGTTTAGCACCGGATACTTCTATGGCAGAGACTGCGATTCCTGCGGTGTTGGATGTCATCAACCGGAGACCACTGATAGGCGACGATAAAGGAAAAAGTAAGAAGGAAGAACGGTTGAAAAGTTTTGGTGTTGAATTCAAAATGGTGACATTTGCATACCCATCTAGGCCAGAGATGATTGTGCTGAAGAACTTCTGCTTAAAGGTTAAAGAATGCAGCACAGTGGCTTTGGTTGGTGAAAGTGGGTCGGGAAAATCGACGGTAATATGGCTGACTCAACGATTTTATGACCCGATTCGAGGGAAGGTGCTGATGGGAGGCGTGGATTTGAGGGAGATCGATGTGAAATGGTTGAGGAAGCAAACAGCTTTGGTTGGTCAAGAGCCTGCATTGTTTGCTGGAAGCATAAGAGACAACATTGCATTTGCAAACCCAAATGCTTCATGGACTGAGATTGAAGAGGCTACTAGAGATGCTTACATTCACAAATTCATCTGTGGCCTCCCTCAAGGATATGAGTCACAG GTTGGCGAGAGCGGGGTTCAACTCTCGGGTGGCCAGAAACAAAGGATTGCCATAGCGAGGGCGATTTTAAAGAAATCAAGTGTGTTGTTGCTAGATGAAGCAAGCAGTGCTTTGGACCTGGAATCTGAAAGACATGTCCAAGCTGCAATTAGGAAGGTGTCAAAGGAAGCTACAACTATCATTGTCGCCCATCGGCTTTCAACTATCCGTGATGCTGATACGATTGCAGTTGTTACAAATGGATCGGTCGTCGAGCATGGCAGCCATGACACCTTAATGGCCAAAGCTCACCTCGGTGGTGTTTATGCAAACATGGTTCATGCTGAATCTGAAGCCACTGCATTTTCTTGA